A portion of the Chloroflexota bacterium genome contains these proteins:
- a CDS encoding DUF5131 family protein yields the protein MGCRRNRVPFLFKQWGGVRKKRAGRILQGRTWDQMPRSPKLAIA from the coding sequence ATCGGTTGTCGAAGAAATCGTGTTCCCTTCTTATTCAAACAATGGGGCGGCGTTCGCAAGAAACGCGCGGGACGAATCTTGCAAGGACGTACTTGGGATCAAATGCCACGGTCGCCCAAACTCGCAATAGCTTGA
- a CDS encoding HAD-IB family phosphatase, with translation MNFHPPAKSFRIVCFDCDSTLTAIEGIDELARLKGQFEHIANLTRRAMDGELKFEDVFAERLRLLQPTRADLKHIARAYQDHLLPDARPVIAALRAAGCPVHIVSGGLLPAVETFARALGLSAQNVHAVPVVFDQLAGHWWQYDQHRYAGNPDERYLAFAPTPLSETNGKRSVIAKIANGIAETMLVGDGVTDLEARDAVKLFVGFGGVVRRERVATQAEVFVQAPRLAAIVPLALSHVTAQQLIGTEHETILQQGLDDIAQSQVLFRKV, from the coding sequence ATGAATTTCCATCCACCCGCCAAATCATTTCGCATCGTTTGTTTCGATTGCGATAGCACGCTGACCGCTATCGAAGGCATTGACGAACTCGCGCGCCTCAAAGGACAATTCGAGCACATCGCCAATTTGACGCGCCGCGCAATGGATGGCGAACTCAAATTCGAAGACGTGTTCGCCGAACGGTTGCGTCTCCTCCAACCCACGCGCGCCGATCTCAAACACATCGCACGCGCGTATCAAGACCATCTCCTCCCCGACGCGCGTCCCGTCATCGCCGCGTTACGCGCGGCGGGATGCCCGGTTCACATCGTCAGCGGCGGACTGTTGCCGGCGGTCGAAACCTTTGCGCGCGCGTTGGGTTTATCCGCGCAGAATGTCCACGCGGTTCCCGTTGTCTTCGACCAACTCGCCGGACATTGGTGGCAGTACGATCAACATCGCTACGCTGGCAATCCGGACGAACGTTATCTCGCGTTTGCGCCGACGCCGTTGAGCGAAACGAACGGCAAACGGTCGGTCATTGCCAAGATCGCGAACGGCATCGCCGAAACGATGCTCGTCGGCGATGGCGTCACCGACCTCGAAGCGCGCGACGCGGTGAAACTGTTCGTCGGCTTTGGCGGAGTCGTGCGCCGCGAACGCGTCGCAACTCAAGCCGAAGTATTCGTCCAAGCCCCACGCCTCGCCGCGATTGTTCCGCTCGCCTTGTCGCACGTGACCGCGCAACAATTGATCGGCACAGAACACGAAACGATTTTGCAACAAGGGCTGGACGATATCGCCCAATCCCAGGTTCTGTTCAGAAAGGTCTAG
- a CDS encoding alanine--glyoxylate aminotransferase family protein, with amino-acid sequence MAQLFIPGPTDVDASVRAAQAQPMIGHRGADFQTLFARLQPKLRLVFTTTRRVYISTSSGTGLQEAALRNCVARRVLCCVNGAFAERWYEVALANGKNATRLDVEWGNGILPELVESALAQDNFDAVAIVHNETSTGVASPLREIAARVRERFPDVLLLVDAVSSLGGVEIDFDAWGLDVLFTSSQKCLAVPPGLAFAAVSDRALDKARGVSNRGLYFDFVELEEHLLKNQTPSTPAISLMWALDVALDRILAEGLSARYARHAQMANRVQTWAAQNFDLFAQAGYRSPTVTCIKNTRNVNLKSLNAHLRDRGMQISDGYGKLKHSTFRIAHMGEIHMADLELLLASIDEF; translated from the coding sequence ATGGCGCAACTGTTCATCCCAGGTCCGACCGACGTTGACGCAAGTGTGCGCGCCGCACAAGCGCAACCGATGATCGGTCATCGCGGAGCGGACTTCCAAACCTTGTTCGCGCGTCTGCAACCGAAATTGCGCCTGGTTTTTACGACGACGCGTCGCGTGTACATTTCGACCTCCTCTGGCACCGGCTTGCAAGAAGCCGCGCTGCGAAACTGCGTCGCGCGGCGAGTGTTGTGCTGTGTCAACGGCGCGTTCGCAGAACGTTGGTACGAGGTCGCGCTGGCGAACGGCAAAAACGCGACACGCCTCGATGTGGAATGGGGCAATGGGATTCTGCCGGAGCTGGTCGAGTCCGCACTCGCGCAAGATAATTTCGACGCGGTCGCCATCGTCCACAACGAAACGAGCACCGGCGTCGCCAGTCCGCTGCGCGAGATCGCCGCGCGCGTGCGCGAACGTTTCCCCGACGTGTTGCTTCTCGTGGACGCCGTATCTTCGCTCGGCGGCGTTGAAATTGATTTCGACGCGTGGGGCTTGGACGTGCTGTTCACCTCGTCGCAAAAATGTCTCGCCGTGCCGCCTGGTCTCGCGTTTGCGGCGGTCTCGGATCGCGCGTTGGACAAGGCGCGTGGCGTTTCAAATCGCGGATTGTATTTCGATTTCGTCGAACTCGAGGAACATTTGCTCAAGAATCAAACGCCCTCGACGCCGGCAATTTCGTTGATGTGGGCGCTCGATGTCGCACTCGACCGGATTCTCGCGGAAGGATTGTCTGCGCGCTATGCGCGTCACGCGCAGATGGCGAATCGCGTGCAGACCTGGGCGGCGCAGAATTTCGATTTGTTCGCGCAAGCCGGTTATCGTTCACCAACCGTCACGTGCATCAAGAACACGCGCAACGTGAATCTGAAATCGCTCAACGCGCATTTGCGCGACCGGGGCATGCAAATTTCGGACGGCTACGGCAAACTCAAGCACAGCACGTTTCGCATCGCGCACATGGGCGAGATTCACATGGCTGACCTAGAGCTATTGCTCGCTTCGATAGATGAATTTTAA
- a CDS encoding phosphoglycerate dehydrogenase codes for MHRILITDDLGPAGLAILDKASDVQYDVVKLPDRQKLIELIGEYDAIITRSGTPLDAASFQAARQLKIAGRAGVGMDNVDIDAATLRGILVMNTPEANMLAATELTMALMLALFRRVPWADQSIKRGEWTRSKFMGMQLADHTIGIIGLGRIGSRVATRCLAFGMRVLAYDPYIPEEIAERLRVHLVGDLDELLRESDLITLHTPLTDETRAMIGAEQIAKMKPGVRLINCARGGVIDEQALYDGLVAGKIGGAAIDVYSVEPPRTELLKKLLALDSVVATPHIGANTVEAQRNVAVQIVNQVLDALRGTNYANVVNLPFAEGIDYRSIQPYMTLAERIGTIHMQLMHGRIERVEVECRGEAVEKLIKPLTVALLKGLLQPILSDAVNYVNAPRLADERGILVSQTRHPAAEDYSNVILCRVSSPHETRLIGGALFLHHQPRIVLMDDYRLDAPLAGRALFTVNHDVPGVVGKVGTILANHAINIAEWRMARNAPGGTAVSYINIDSPVGDDVLSELRALPTIMDVRQVAL; via the coding sequence ATGCACCGCATTCTTATCACCGATGACCTGGGACCGGCGGGGTTGGCAATTCTCGACAAGGCGTCCGATGTTCAGTACGATGTCGTAAAATTACCTGATCGTCAAAAACTGATCGAGCTGATCGGCGAATACGACGCGATCATCACGCGCTCGGGCACGCCGCTCGACGCGGCATCATTCCAAGCCGCGCGCCAACTCAAGATTGCCGGACGCGCCGGCGTCGGTATGGACAATGTGGACATTGACGCGGCGACTTTGCGCGGCATTCTCGTGATGAATACACCAGAAGCGAACATGCTCGCGGCGACCGAACTGACGATGGCGCTGATGCTCGCGTTGTTTCGCCGCGTGCCCTGGGCAGACCAGTCCATCAAACGCGGCGAGTGGACGCGCAGTAAATTCATGGGCATGCAACTGGCTGACCACACCATCGGCATCATCGGGCTGGGTCGCATCGGCTCGCGCGTCGCGACGCGCTGCCTGGCATTCGGCATGCGCGTGCTCGCGTACGATCCGTACATCCCCGAAGAGATCGCCGAGCGGTTGCGCGTGCATCTCGTCGGCGACCTCGACGAATTGTTGCGCGAGTCGGACCTCATCACGTTACACACACCGCTGACCGATGAAACGCGCGCGATGATCGGCGCGGAACAAATCGCCAAGATGAAGCCAGGCGTGCGGCTGATCAACTGCGCGCGCGGCGGCGTGATTGACGAACAAGCGTTGTACGATGGTCTCGTTGCCGGCAAAATCGGCGGCGCGGCAATTGACGTGTACTCGGTCGAACCACCGCGCACCGAGTTGTTAAAGAAATTGTTGGCGCTCGATTCCGTCGTCGCGACGCCGCACATTGGCGCGAACACGGTCGAAGCGCAACGCAACGTCGCGGTGCAAATCGTCAATCAAGTGTTGGATGCGTTGCGCGGAACGAATTACGCGAACGTCGTGAATCTGCCATTCGCGGAAGGCATAGACTATCGCTCGATTCAACCGTACATGACGCTCGCCGAACGCATCGGGACGATTCACATGCAGTTGATGCACGGGCGCATCGAACGCGTCGAGGTCGAGTGTCGCGGTGAAGCGGTCGAGAAATTGATCAAGCCATTGACCGTCGCGTTGCTCAAAGGATTGCTCCAACCGATTCTGAGCGACGCGGTCAACTATGTGAACGCGCCGCGCCTCGCGGACGAGCGCGGCATCCTGGTTTCGCAAACACGTCATCCCGCCGCCGAAGATTACTCGAACGTGATTCTGTGCCGCGTCTCATCGCCGCACGAAACGCGGCTCATCGGCGGCGCGCTGTTTTTGCACCATCAACCGCGCATCGTGTTAATGGACGATTATCGTCTCGACGCGCCGTTAGCCGGGCGCGCGCTGTTCACGGTGAACCACGATGTGCCGGGCGTCGTCGGCAAGGTCGGCACGATTCTCGCGAACCACGCGATCAACATCGCCGAGTGGCGCATGGCGCGCAATGCGCCAGGCGGCACCGCTGTGTCGTACATCAACATTGATTCGCCGGTCGGCGACGATGTGTTGAGCGAGTTGCGCGCGTTGCCCACGATCATGGATGTGCGCCAGGTCGCGCTGTAA